The following nucleotide sequence is from Pseudomonas sessilinigenes.
AGCTGCAAGCCTCAAGCTTCAAGCTGCGAGAAAAGGCAGCGAAGCGGGCTTGGCATTGAATGAGGGGCAGGCGGCAAGCCGGGCTAATGCCTTGGCTTGCCGCTGATAGCTAGCTACTTGCCGCTGCTCAGAATACTGAGCTGTAGTCGCCCAGCTCGACCTGCACCGACTTGATGCGGGTGAAGTTGTTCAGCGAGCTGATGCCGTTCTCACGGCCCACGCCCGACTGCTTGTAGCCGCCGACTGGCATCTTGGCGTCGGATTCGCCCCAGGCGTTGATCCAGCAGATACCGGCTTCGAGCTGGTGGATGATGCGGTGAGCGCGGTTCAGATCGCGAGTGACGATACCGGCGGCCAGGCCGAAGTCGGTGTCGTTGGCACGACGGATCACTTCTTCTTCGGTCTCGTAGGTGAGGATGCTCATCACTGGGCCGAAGATTTCTTCACGCACGATGGTCATGTCGTCGGTGCAGTCGGTGAACACGGTCGGTGCCACGAAAGCGCCCTTGGCGAATTCGCCGTCGGTCAGGCGATCGCCGCCGCACAGTACGCGGGCACCTTCTTCCTTGCCCTTGGCGATGTAGCCCAGCACGTTCTCCATGTGGGCCAAGCTCACCAGCGGACCGAAGTTGGTGTTCTCGTTCTCTGGGTTGCCAACGCGGATGCGGGCAACGCGCTCGACGATCTTGGCTTCGAAGGCGGCCTTCAGGTGGCTCGGTACGAACACGCGAGTGCCGTTGGTGCAGACCTGGCCCGAGCTGTAGAAGTTGGCCATCATCGCGGTGTCGGCGGCGCGATCCAGGTCGGCGTCGTCGCAGATGATCAGCGGCGACTTGCCGCCCAGTTCCATGGTCACTTCCTTGAGCGAGGAGCTCGAAGCGCTGGCCATGACTTTCTTGCCGGTGTCGGTGCCGCCGGTGAAGGAGACTTTCTCGATGCGCGGGTGCTCGGTCAGCCAGGTGCCGACTTCACGGCCACTGCCGGTCAGGACGTTGAACACGCCAGCCGGTACGCCAGCCTCGGTGTAGATCTCGGCCAGTTTCAGGGTGGTCAGCGAAGTCACTTCGCTTGGCTTGAAGATCATCGCGTTGCCAGCGGCCAGGGCCGGGGCGGATTTCCACAGGGCGATCTGGATCGGGTAGTTCCAGGCGCCGATACCGGCGACCACGCCCAGTGGCTCGCGGCGGGTGTAGACGAAGGAAGTGTCGCGCAGTGGGATCTGCTCGCCTTCGATGGCCGGTACCAGGCCTGCGTAGTATTCCAGCACGTCGGCGCCGGTGACGATGTCGACATACTTGGTTTCGGAGTAGGCCTTGCCGGTATCCAGGGTTTCCAGGGCGGCCAGCTCGTCGTTGCGCTCACGCAGGATGTCCACGGCGCGACGCAGGATGCGCGAACGCTCCATGGCGGTCATGGCGGCCCAGATCTTCTGGCCTTTCTCGGCGCTGACCACGGCGCGTTCCACGTCTTCCTTGGTCGCACGCTGCACTTGTGCGAGAACTTCACCGTTGGCCGGGTTGATGGCATCGAAAGTGGCGTCGCTGCCGGCATCGGTGTAGCCGCCGTCGATGTAGAGTTTTTGCAGTTCAAAACGGGCCATAGTGTCCTCGCAAGTGCATTGAGTAATGGGCTTGTCCACCGGGCGTGCCCTTGGATTCGGGCACGCTGATCAGTGGCGTGCAGAGGCCGAGCGTCTTGGTTGTGCTCTAGCGCTCCTGCTTAGCCAGTTGTAAATCCATGTATTCGTAAGCGATCCGTATCGCCTGGTCGGTGTCGAACGCATCACCCGACAGGGCGCCACGCAGCCACAAACCGTCGATCAAAGCCGCCAGGCCGCGGGCTGCCTTGCGCGCATGGTAGAGCGGCAGGGCGCGGCGGAACTGGCAACACAGGTTGGAATACAAGCGGTGGTCGTTGATCCGCTGCAACCTGTGCAAATCGGGCTGGTGCATGCTGGAAGCCCAGAAGGCCAACCAGGTTTTCATTGCCGGGCCGTTCACCTGGCTGGCATCGAAGTTGCCCTCGATGATCACTTTCAGGTGAGCGCGCGGGCTGTCGTCCGTCAGGGCCTGACGGCGTGCTCTGACGCCTTCGTTGAGCATGCTCATGATGTAACCCATCGTCGCTGCGATCAGGCCGTTCTTGTCCCGAAAGTAGTGACTGATGATGCCGTTCGACACTCCGGCCAAACGGGCGATCAGCGCAATGCTGGCGTCCCCCATTCCGACCTGATCGACCGCTTGTAGCGTGGCTTCGATCAACTGCTGGCGGCGTATGGGTTGCATACCGACCTTGGGCATCTGATACCTCTCCTTAGGCCCGCCGGCAGACGCATGACGGCTGTCGGCTTGCGGGCCAGTCTATTTTGTTTTGATTGAACGTTCAATCAACAAAGAATAAGATCTGCGACAAATCGTCGCTGCCTACGGATTCGTCCCGCATGTAGACGGCGGAAAACGACCTCCGAAAAAGACCGCACCCCAGGGATGGCATGGCGTGAACCGGTAAGGACGGACGTGTTGAATGGGCAAGACGCTTCAGGCCTGACGCCGAACCATGGGTTCGAGCCGAGGTCGGGGACGCTGGTTCGCAACGCAGCCGCCGTGGGTCCGGGCTTTTTTCGGGGTGTCTTTATATCACCCGACGATCGGCTGCCAACTAACCGATTGGTCGGGTGCCGTGTTGCCTTGTGTCCTTCTCTCGCACTGCCTGGAGCATCTGTGCAATGAGTTCTGCCTCTCTTATAAAGACCCCGCCGGAAAAGGTGCGGGTCAACGGTTGGGTGTTCTACACCTCGACCGCGCTGATCCTGTTGTTGACTGCGATCCTGATCATCGCCCCGCAAGAGGCCGGCAAAATGCTGGACGTTGCCCAGGCCTGGTTGTCCCGCAGTTTCGGCTGGTACTACATGCTGGTGATCGCCGCCTACCTGGTGTTCGTGGTGGGCCTGGCGTTCTCTTCCTACGGCAAGCTCAAGCTGGGGACCAAGCAAGACACCCCGGACTTCAGCTATGGCGCCTGGGCCGGGATGCTGTTCTCGTCCGGCATCGGCATCTCGCTGCTGTACTTCGGTGCGTCCGAGCCCCTGGACCACTACTTCAATCCGCCCGAAGGCGTGCCAGCCAGCAACCAGGCCGCGCGCCAGGCGCTGCAACTGACGTTCCTGCACTGGGGCCTGCACGGTTGGGCGATCTATGCCCTGGTGGGCCTGGCGGTGGCGTACTTCGCCTACCGGCATAACCAGCCATTGGCACTGCGCTCGGCGCTGTACCCATTGGTGGGCGAGCGCTGGGTCAAGGGCGCGGCCGGCCACGCGGTGGACGGTTTCGGCATGTTCGTGACCCTGCTGGGCCTGGTGACCAACCTGGGCATCGGCTCGATGCAGGTATCGTCCGGCCTGGAAAACCTGTTTGGCATGGAACACAGCAACACCAACCTGCTGATCGTGATCATCGTCATGAGCACGGTGGCCACCATCGCCGCGGTGTCCGGGGTGGAGAACGGCATTCGCCGCCTGTCCAACCTGAACATCGTGCTGTTCAGCGGCTTGCTGATCTTCGTCCTGCTGTTCGGCCCGACCCTGCACCTGCTCAACGGCTTCGTGCAGAACATCGGCGACTACCTCAACGGCGTGGTGCTCAAGACGTTCGACCTCTATGTGTACGAAGGCGACAGCGCCAAATCCGATCGCTGGCTGGGCCTGTGGACCCTGTTCTACTGGGCCTGGTGGATTTCCTGGGCACCTTTCGTGGGCATGTTCATCGCTCGTATTTCCCGTGGTCGTACCGTGCGCGAGCTGGTGGCTGGCGTACTGCTGATCCCGCTGGGCTTCACCCTGGCCTGGCTGTCGATCTTCGGCAACTCGGCGCTGGATCTGGTGCTCAACCAGGGCGCGGTGGAACTGGGCAAGACCGCCCTGGAACAGCCGTCCATGGCGATCTACCAATTGCTCGAGCATTACCCGGCGTCGAAGATCGTCATCGGTGTGTCGATCTTCGTGGGCTTCGTATTGTTCCTGACCCCGGCCGACTCCGGCGCGGTGATGATGGCCAACCTGTCCTGCAAGGGCGGTAACGTCGACGAAGACGCCCCGCACTGGCTGCGGATCTTCTGGTCGGTCGTGATCACCCTGGTGACCGTCGGCCTGCTGTTCGCCGGTAACTTCCAGGCCATGCAGACCATGGTGGTGCTGGCTGGCCTGCCATTCTCGGTGGTGCTGGTGTGCTTCATGTTCGGCCTGTACAAGGCCATGGCCCAGGACACCCGGGTCGAGCAGGAACAAGCGGAACTGGCGGCCCGTGGCCGTCGCGGTTTCAGCGAGCGCCTGACCCAACTGGACCTGCAGCCGACCCAGGCAGTGGTCCAGCGCTTCATGGACAAGCACGTGACCCCGGCCCTGGAAGAGGCCGCGACCCAGTTGCGCAACCAGGGGCTGGACGTGCAAACCCTGCTGGGCAAGTCCAAGCGCTGCATGGGTGTGCGGATCGAGATGGAAGAGGGCAACCCTTTCGTCTATGAAGTGAGCCTGGACGGTTACCTGGCGGCGCCGAGCGAGTCGGCCGATGCACCGGAGGAGCGCGCACGCTACTACCGCGCCGAGGTCTACCTGCACAACGGCAGCCAGGAATACGACTTGATGGGCTTCACCCAAGAGCAGATCACCCGTGACGTGCTCGATCAGTTCGAAAGCCATCGGCAGCTCCTGGGCCGGGTTTATAGCTAAGTCCTGAAGTAGACGCGGGCCCGGGCTCACCGGGTACCGCGTCGCCCGCGAAGCGATGTGTGGCGTACCGCCACATCCGCTCCTGCAACAGGTGCAATTCGCACCTCTATTCCCGCTCAAACGACAACGCCGCGACCCAGGTCGCGGCGTTGTCGTTTGTGTCCATCAGCCCAGGTTCTTGCCGAGCAGTGCGTGGTAGAGCTCGCTGTCGCCAAGGATCCCCACCACCTTGTGGTTATCGTGGAGCACCAGCTTGTTGCCGGTCTGGTAGCGGATCTGCAGGGCTTCGCGCATGCCGATATTGGAATCCACCAGGGTCGGGCGCCGGCCCAGCTCTTCCACCGACTGTCCGGGCACCCAGTTCTGCAGGTCCAGCTGCGAGCCGTTGCGTCGGGCACCCTTGATGGTGTTGCCTTCGGCCAGGTCCAGCCAGGAGTCGCCACCCGGGTCCAGGCACACCGAACCGTTGACCCGCTTGCAGTTGTCCAGGCTGCGCATCAGGCTGCGCCCGCACAGTACGTTCAACGGGTTGGTATGGGCGACGAAGGTCCGCACGTAGTCGTCCGCCGGGTTGAGCACGATCTCTTCGGGCTTGCTGTACTGGATGATCCGCCCGTCCTTCATGATGGCGATGCGGCTGCCCAGTTTCAGGGCTTCGTCCAGGTCGTGGCTGACGAACACGATGGTCTTGTTCAGCTTGCGCTGCAGCTCCAGCAACTCGTCCTGCAGGCCCTGGCGAATCAGCGGGTCGAGGGCCGAGAAGGGCTCGTCCATCAGCAGGATGTCGGCGTCCATGGCCAGGGCACGGGCCAGGCCCACGCGTTGCTGCATGCCACCGGACAGCTCGTCCGGCTTCTTGTTGCGCCACTGGGTCAGGCCCACCAGCTCCAGCTTGTCGTCCACCAGCTTGCGCCGCTCCTTCTCCGGGCGGCCCTGCATCTCCAGGCCGAAGCTGATGTTCTCGCGCACTGTCAGCCAGGGCATCAGGGCGAACTTCTGGAACACCATGGCGATGCGCTTGGTGCGCATCATCTTCAGCTCGGCCGGGGAGCAGTGGGCGATATCGATGTGCTTGCCTTCATGCTCGACGAACAGCTTGCCGCGGCTCACGGTATTGAGGCCGTTGATGCAGCGCAGCAGGCTCGACTTGCCCGAACCGGACAGGCCCATCAGCACGCAGATCTCGCCCTTGTTGATGTCCAGGTTGGCCTTTTCCACACCGACCACCAGGCCGGTCTGCTTGAGGATCTGCTCGCGGGTCTGGCCCTTGTCCAGCAGTGCCAGGGCCTCGCGCGGCTTGTTGGAGAAGATGACGTCGACGTCTTCGAAACGAATGATGCTCATGCCTCACCCCTTGCCGGCAGTTCCGGCTGCTTGCAGATACGGTCGAGCATGATTGCCAGCAACACGATCGCCAGGCCTGCTTCGAAGCCCAGGGAGATATCGGCGGTGTTCAGTGCGTTGACCACGGGTTTGCCCAGGCCATCGGCGCCCACCAGGGCCGCGATCACCACCATCGACAACGACAGCATGATGCACTGGGTCACGCCGGCGGCGATGCTCGGCATCGCGTGCGGCAATTCGATACGGGTCAGCAACTGGCGGCGTGAACAACCAAAGGCCTTGCCGGCATCCAGCAGCTCCTGTGGCACGTCGCAGATACCCAGGTAAGTCAGGCGGATCGGCGCGGCGATGGCGAACACCACGGTGGAAATCAGCCCCGGGACCACGCCCAGGCCGAACAGAGTCAGGGTTGGGATCAGGTAGACGAAGGTCGGCACGGTCTGCATCAGGTCCAGCACCGGGCGCATGGCGGTATAGAACATCGGCTTGTGCGCGGCGAGGATGCCCAGCGGCACGCCGATGACCACGCAGACCAGAGTGGCGAAGGTCACCTGGGCCAGGGTCTCCATGGTCTCCTGCCAGTACCCCAGGTTGAGGATCAGCAGGAAGGACAGGATGACGAATACGGTCAGGCCCCATTTGCGCTGGATCATGTGGGCCAGCAGGGCGATCAGGCCGATCAGGGCCAGGGGGTTGAACCAGGTCAGCGCGAACGTCACGCCGTGAATCATGGCTTCCAGGCTGGTGGCGATCGCATCGAAGATGTTGGCGCCGTGTTTCGTCAGCCACTCTACAAAGGCCGCGATGTACTGGCCCAGGGGGATTTTCTGATCAGTGAGCATGGTATTGAACGTCCGCATGCAATGGAAAAACAGCCCGGGCAGGCGAACCCGCCCGGCGTAAGCAACTTACTGGGCCAGCTTGGCTTTGACGGCCTCCAGGCCTGGTTTGCCATCGATGGTGGTGACTCCGGCGAGCCAGGTATCGAGCACTTGAGGATTGTTCTTCAGCCAGGCCTTGGCGGCCGCGTCGGGCTTCATCTTGTCGTCCAGCACGTTCCCCATCAGGGTGCTTTCCATGTTCAGGGTAAACGACAGGTTCTTCAGCAGTTGGCCGACGTTGCTGCACTCCTGGGCGTAGCCCTTGCGAGTGTTGGTGTAGATGGTCGCCTGGCCGAAGTTGGGGCCGAAGAACTCGTCGCCGCCGGTCAGGTACTTCATCTTGAAGCGGGTGTTCATCGGGTGCGGTTCCCAGCCCAGGAACACCACCGCGGTGTCGCGGCGCTGGGCGCGCTCCACCTGGCTGAGCATGCCCGCCTCGCTGGATTCCACCACTTTGAAACCGGCGTCCTTCAGGCCGAAGGCATTCTTGTCGATCATGCTCTGGATGGTGCGGTTGCCGTCGTTGCCCGGCTCGATGCCATAGATCTTGCCGTCCAGTTCCTTCTTGAACTTGACGATGTCGGCGAAGTCCTTGAGGCCCTTGTCATACAAGGCCTCGGGAACGGCCAGGGTGTACTTGGCGTTCTCCAGGTTGGCGCGCACGGTCTCCACGGTACCGGCCTCGCGATAGGCCTTGATGTCGTTTTCCATGGTCGGCATCCAGTTACCCAGGAAGACGTCCATGTTCTTGCCGTCGGCCAGGGACTTGTAGGTCACCGGCACGGAAATCATCGTGGTCTTGGTCTTGTAGCCCAGGGCGTTGAGCACGACGCTGGTGGTGGCGGTGGTCACGGTGATGTCGGTCCAGCCGACATCGGAGAAGTTCACGGTACCGCACTGTGCCGGTTCTGCAGCGTGTGCCAGAAGCGGCAGACCCAGCATGGCGGCCAGCAACAACGAGGGGGAACCTTTCATAGAGGGGAGACTCCTGGATGTTCTTCTTGGCGGCGTTTGGACCGCGCTTATTAAGTGTGGCGGTTGGTGTGTCGGGAACAGCTCTACCACCCCAGGGGCTGTTGACGTTTGCCAAGTGGACCGCCGTCGCGGCCTGCCACCAAACGTCAACAGCCCCTTGCAATCGAGTCGAGACTGATCATGTACCAGTGAAAATCTGTCGCCTACGGGGTGCGTCGTATCCAGTACAGGGAGGGTCGCATCCAGTGTCGGTGACGTCGCTTACAGCGTTTTTCCGCAATTTTTCCTTCATCCGGGGCGCAAAAAACGCCCGGAATCAGGCCCTGTCGCCAAGCGGCGTTGGTGGACATGAACGAGTCGGTGTCAGACGTCGGCAAACCCGGCAAAAGCCTGATGATGCGCCCTTCTCGGCGGATTGCAGCTTGAGCGTAGCAGCTCCGTCAGTGGGCGTTTTCGGCGTCCGGACTGTGCTCATCGAGGAGTCACCCAGGCATGGCTATCAGTGTTTTCGACTTGTTCAAAATCGGTATCGGCCCCTCCAGTTCCCACACCGTCGGCCCCATGCGCGCAGCCGCGCTGTTCGCCCAGGCGCTGGGTGAAAAACAGCTGCTGGATCAGGTGCGCCGGATCGAGGTCCAGCTCTATGGCTCGCTGTCGGCCACCGGTATCGGCCATGGCAGCGACAACGCGGTGATCATGGGGCTGATGGGCGAGTGGCCCGATGCGATCGACCCCTCGTTGATCGGCACCCGCATCGACCTGCTGCGACAGACCTCTACCTTGTTGCTGGACGGGCGCCTGCCGGTGCCGTTCATCTGGTCCCGGGACATGCGCCTGCTCGACGAGAACCTGCCGTTCCACCCCAATGCCATGACCCTGGTGGCCGAAGGCGAGGGCGGGGAACTGCATCGCGACACCTATTATTCGGTCGGCGGCGGTTTTGTCGTCGACCAGGCCCAGGCCGACAGTGGCGTGGCGGACCTGGATCGCAGCGAGCTGCCCTACGATTTCTCCAGTGCGGTGGAGTTGCTGGATCTGTGCCGCAGGCACAACCTGCGGGTGGCCGAGCTGATGCTGGCCAACGAGAAGACCTGGCGCTCGGAGGAAGAAATCCGCAGTGGGCTGATGGCGCTCTGGCGCGCCATGCAGGACTGCGTGGAACAAGGTCTCAAGCACGAGGGCACGCTGCCGGGCGGGCTCCATGTACGGCGCCGGGCGGCCAAGCTGCACCGCAGCCTGCAGGAGCTGAACAAGCCCAATGTGATCGGCTCGACCCTGAGCGCCATGGAGTGGGTCAACCTCTATGCCCTGGCGGTCAACGAAGAGAATGCCGCCGGCGGGCGCATGGTCACCGCGCCCACCAACGGTGCGGCGGGGATCATCCCGGCGGTGCTGCACTACTTCATGAAGTTCAGCGAGGAGGTGACCGACGCCAATGTGGTGGACTTCTTCCTCGGTGCGGCGGCCATCGGCATCCTGTGTAAAAAGAATGCCTCCATCTCCGGTGCCGAGGTCGGTTGCCAGGGCGAGGTCGGCTCGGCCTGCGCCATGGCGGCGGCGGGACTGGCGGAGATCCTCGGTGCTACCCCGGAACAATTGTGCAACGCTGCGGAGATCGGCCTGGAACACAACCTTGGACTGACCTGCGACCCGGTGGGCGGCCTGGTCCAGGTGCCCTGCATCGAGCGCAACGCCATCGCCGCGGTGAAGGCGATCAATGCCGCGCAGATGGCCCTGCGTGGCGATGGCCAGCACTTCATCTCCCTGGACCGGGTGATTCGCACCATGCGCGATACCGGGGCCGACATGCATGACAAATACAAGGAAACTTCCCGCGGCGGCCTGGCCGTAAGCGCCGTGGAATGCTGAGCCGCCCGCCGCTGCGCGCAAACGGCCCATCGGCGCGGGAGGACGCCACCTTTTAGCGCGTCGTGATTAGACAAGTGGCCCACGGAGCCGACGGGCATTCCCGTTCGTCGCTGCGTTGCGCTTTGAGTGACACTCGGCTGTGGCCTGCACGCGCGACGGCTCTACGAGTGCTACCTAACTGCTCACCCTCGCCGGCGCCCGCCGGCGACTTTCGTTCTGCATGTCTTTAATCCGCACACAGGCAAGGGCTATGTAGAGGCTTCGCGACGTCGTTTTCAGGAGTTATTGAATGCCCATTCAACTTTAGGCATGGCAATTGCTCTGTGATGACCAAGCCCGTTTCCCTCGAGTGACAGGGCACCAATAAAAAGAGCCTCCGCCTGAGGCCATCACCCGCTTTGTGTGAGGAGATATCGCGATGACGTCGTTCAACTCCGGGGCCCAGCCCCAGAACCGTGCGCCTCAATCCATCGGCTTTTTGCTGCTGGACAATTTCACGCTGATTTCCCTGGCCTCCGCAGTCGAACCCCTGCGCATGGCCAACCAACTGTCCGGCCGCGAGCTGTATCGCTGGACCACCCTCAGCGTCGATGGCGGCCAGGTCTG
It contains:
- the betB gene encoding betaine-aldehyde dehydrogenase encodes the protein MARFELQKLYIDGGYTDAGSDATFDAINPANGEVLAQVQRATKEDVERAVVSAEKGQKIWAAMTAMERSRILRRAVDILRERNDELAALETLDTGKAYSETKYVDIVTGADVLEYYAGLVPAIEGEQIPLRDTSFVYTRREPLGVVAGIGAWNYPIQIALWKSAPALAAGNAMIFKPSEVTSLTTLKLAEIYTEAGVPAGVFNVLTGSGREVGTWLTEHPRIEKVSFTGGTDTGKKVMASASSSSLKEVTMELGGKSPLIICDDADLDRAADTAMMANFYSSGQVCTNGTRVFVPSHLKAAFEAKIVERVARIRVGNPENENTNFGPLVSLAHMENVLGYIAKGKEEGARVLCGGDRLTDGEFAKGAFVAPTVFTDCTDDMTIVREEIFGPVMSILTYETEEEVIRRANDTDFGLAAGIVTRDLNRAHRIIHQLEAGICWINAWGESDAKMPVGGYKQSGVGRENGISSLNNFTRIKSVQVELGDYSSVF
- the betI gene encoding transcriptional regulator BetI, producing the protein MPKVGMQPIRRQQLIEATLQAVDQVGMGDASIALIARLAGVSNGIISHYFRDKNGLIAATMGYIMSMLNEGVRARRQALTDDSPRAHLKVIIEGNFDASQVNGPAMKTWLAFWASSMHQPDLHRLQRINDHRLYSNLCCQFRRALPLYHARKAARGLAALIDGLWLRGALSGDAFDTDQAIRIAYEYMDLQLAKQER
- the betT gene encoding choline BCCT transporter BetT is translated as MSSASLIKTPPEKVRVNGWVFYTSTALILLLTAILIIAPQEAGKMLDVAQAWLSRSFGWYYMLVIAAYLVFVVGLAFSSYGKLKLGTKQDTPDFSYGAWAGMLFSSGIGISLLYFGASEPLDHYFNPPEGVPASNQAARQALQLTFLHWGLHGWAIYALVGLAVAYFAYRHNQPLALRSALYPLVGERWVKGAAGHAVDGFGMFVTLLGLVTNLGIGSMQVSSGLENLFGMEHSNTNLLIVIIVMSTVATIAAVSGVENGIRRLSNLNIVLFSGLLIFVLLFGPTLHLLNGFVQNIGDYLNGVVLKTFDLYVYEGDSAKSDRWLGLWTLFYWAWWISWAPFVGMFIARISRGRTVRELVAGVLLIPLGFTLAWLSIFGNSALDLVLNQGAVELGKTALEQPSMAIYQLLEHYPASKIVIGVSIFVGFVLFLTPADSGAVMMANLSCKGGNVDEDAPHWLRIFWSVVITLVTVGLLFAGNFQAMQTMVVLAGLPFSVVLVCFMFGLYKAMAQDTRVEQEQAELAARGRRGFSERLTQLDLQPTQAVVQRFMDKHVTPALEEAATQLRNQGLDVQTLLGKSKRCMGVRIEMEEGNPFVYEVSLDGYLAAPSESADAPEERARYYRAEVYLHNGSQEYDLMGFTQEQITRDVLDQFESHRQLLGRVYS
- the choV gene encoding choline ABC transporter ATP-binding protein → MSIIRFEDVDVIFSNKPREALALLDKGQTREQILKQTGLVVGVEKANLDINKGEICVLMGLSGSGKSSLLRCINGLNTVSRGKLFVEHEGKHIDIAHCSPAELKMMRTKRIAMVFQKFALMPWLTVRENISFGLEMQGRPEKERRKLVDDKLELVGLTQWRNKKPDELSGGMQQRVGLARALAMDADILLMDEPFSALDPLIRQGLQDELLELQRKLNKTIVFVSHDLDEALKLGSRIAIMKDGRIIQYSKPEEIVLNPADDYVRTFVAHTNPLNVLCGRSLMRSLDNCKRVNGSVCLDPGGDSWLDLAEGNTIKGARRNGSQLDLQNWVPGQSVEELGRRPTLVDSNIGMREALQIRYQTGNKLVLHDNHKVVGILGDSELYHALLGKNLG
- the choW gene encoding choline ABC transporter permease subunit: MLTDQKIPLGQYIAAFVEWLTKHGANIFDAIATSLEAMIHGVTFALTWFNPLALIGLIALLAHMIQRKWGLTVFVILSFLLILNLGYWQETMETLAQVTFATLVCVVIGVPLGILAAHKPMFYTAMRPVLDLMQTVPTFVYLIPTLTLFGLGVVPGLISTVVFAIAAPIRLTYLGICDVPQELLDAGKAFGCSRRQLLTRIELPHAMPSIAAGVTQCIMLSLSMVVIAALVGADGLGKPVVNALNTADISLGFEAGLAIVLLAIMLDRICKQPELPARGEA
- a CDS encoding choline ABC transporter substrate-binding protein; translation: MKGSPSLLLAAMLGLPLLAHAAEPAQCGTVNFSDVGWTDITVTTATTSVVLNALGYKTKTTMISVPVTYKSLADGKNMDVFLGNWMPTMENDIKAYREAGTVETVRANLENAKYTLAVPEALYDKGLKDFADIVKFKKELDGKIYGIEPGNDGNRTIQSMIDKNAFGLKDAGFKVVESSEAGMLSQVERAQRRDTAVVFLGWEPHPMNTRFKMKYLTGGDEFFGPNFGQATIYTNTRKGYAQECSNVGQLLKNLSFTLNMESTLMGNVLDDKMKPDAAAKAWLKNNPQVLDTWLAGVTTIDGKPGLEAVKAKLAQ
- a CDS encoding L-serine ammonia-lyase → MAISVFDLFKIGIGPSSSHTVGPMRAAALFAQALGEKQLLDQVRRIEVQLYGSLSATGIGHGSDNAVIMGLMGEWPDAIDPSLIGTRIDLLRQTSTLLLDGRLPVPFIWSRDMRLLDENLPFHPNAMTLVAEGEGGELHRDTYYSVGGGFVVDQAQADSGVADLDRSELPYDFSSAVELLDLCRRHNLRVAELMLANEKTWRSEEEIRSGLMALWRAMQDCVEQGLKHEGTLPGGLHVRRRAAKLHRSLQELNKPNVIGSTLSAMEWVNLYALAVNEENAAGGRMVTAPTNGAAGIIPAVLHYFMKFSEEVTDANVVDFFLGAAAIGILCKKNASISGAEVGCQGEVGSACAMAAAGLAEILGATPEQLCNAAEIGLEHNLGLTCDPVGGLVQVPCIERNAIAAVKAINAAQMALRGDGQHFISLDRVIRTMRDTGADMHDKYKETSRGGLAVSAVEC